The Candidatus Methylomirabilota bacterium genome includes a region encoding these proteins:
- a CDS encoding PIN domain-containing protein, with product MADLRVFLDANILFTATYSPDGLSALLVELGAAGRVTLLTSPLAIVEAERNLEAKRPAALPTLRRSLTAVRVVREPAPADVERLTPPELSAKDRPLLAAAIVAHATHFVTGDVADFGRWMNRRTGVPLRVMTPRQFLTEVHP from the coding sequence GTGGCTGACCTCCGTGTCTTCCTCGACGCCAACATTCTCTTCACCGCCACATACAGCCCGGACGGACTCTCAGCGCTCCTGGTCGAGCTGGGAGCGGCGGGCCGCGTCACGCTCCTGACCTCGCCCCTTGCAATCGTCGAGGCCGAAAGGAATCTCGAGGCGAAGCGACCGGCGGCGCTGCCCACCCTACGGAGGAGCCTTACCGCCGTTCGCGTCGTCAGAGAGCCGGCGCCGGCCGACGTCGAGCGGCTGACGCCTCCGGAGCTGTCTGCGAAGGATCGGCCACTCCTCGCGGCGGCGATCGTCGCCCACGCCACCCACTTCGTGACGGGCGACGTGGCGGACTTCGGACGCTGGATGAATCGGCGCACCGGAGTACCGCTCCGGGTCATGACGCCACGGCAGTTCCTCACGGAAGTGCACCCATGA
- a CDS encoding AbrB/MazE/SpoVT family DNA-binding domain-containing protein gives MASRTPGTTTTLIVSPRGQITLPKPVRARLRLAPGSVLLLREEAGKIVLDPAAVTPVSFYADEEIERLVGADRANPRERTALRRRWGLKAGVRRRRSRG, from the coding sequence ATGGCTTCTCGCACGCCTGGCACGACGACGACCCTGATCGTCTCTCCGAGGGGCCAGATCACCTTGCCCAAACCCGTGCGCGCACGCCTGCGGCTCGCCCCCGGCTCCGTCCTGCTGCTGCGGGAGGAGGCCGGGAAGATCGTCCTGGATCCCGCTGCGGTGACCCCAGTCTCGTTCTATGCCGACGAGGAGATCGAGCGCCTGGTCGGGGCGGATCGCGCCAATCCGCGTGAGCGGACGGCGCTCCGCCGGCGCTGGGGCTTGAAGGCGGGCGTGCGGCGCCGTCGCAGTCGTGGCTGA
- a CDS encoding adenylate/guanylate cyclase domain-containing protein: MSPETYTPKHLAEKILTSKAALEGERKQVTVLFADLKGSMELLADRDPEEARKLLDPVLERMMEAVHRYEGTVNQVMGDGIMALFGAPLAHEDHAVRACYAALRMQESVKRYAEEARRAHGVNVQIRVGLNSGEVVVRAIDSDLHMDYSAIGQTTHLAARMEQLARPGTALMTKDTLRLAEGYIEVRPLGPVPVRGLAESVEIFEIVRAGAVRSRLQAAAARGLTPFVGRDGELGRLRETLEKARAGQGQIVAVSGEPGVGKSRLFWEFTHSHRTHGWLILESSPLSYGRMTSYLPVSDLLKTYFGIEDHDDKRRIREKVTGKILTLDDNLRGTIAVFLGLLDVSTDDVEQNTDPRERRRRTLDALKRLLLRESQVQPLLVIFENLHWLDGETQAFLDSLVESLPAARMLLMVNYRPEYTHDWGSKSYYTQFRMDPLQPESAGELLQAILGNDAALTPIKKLLVSQTEGNPFFLEECVQSLVEVGALSGDRGQYRMAKAVETLQMPPTVQAVLASRIDRLDPEDKRLLQAASVIGKDVPFALLDAIAELPEETLRTGLLRLQSAEFIYETTLFPALEYTFKHALTHDVAYGSLVTGRRKVLHARVVDALERLYSDRLSEQVERLAHHAVRGEAWEKAIGYLRQAGAKATSRAGNQEAVAFLEQALQVLTHLPEGRAKLEQAIDIRLELRPPLLQLGRLREVLQLSKEAEQLGAELGDESRLARVYSYLVNYHYLNGEPDLAIDYGERCLRIADATQDLALQALARTYLGLSCHAQGQYRRAELILRQNVDALAEARGTAADQSAISYVTSSGWLAFTLAELGDFHGADACVDQALRVADGAGHVYGQTIARTLAGLVWLRRGHLERALGLLQPSLDACREKHLDVWRPIPSSLLGLTLALSGRLDEAMPLLQDGVHLSEVLGVNAYLALWTLHWAEGLMAAGEDERAREMARHALDLAGSHKERGHQAWAWLLLGDLASRRGAPALAEAEQHYRESLAIAEELRMQPVVAHAKMGLGRVMRLAGDRARAEEYLVTAFMLFRGMDVPYWVRKCGKEMMQLGEIFVVARYNPQLYDYLEREFRHEERIRIIMDRRVGERRQRADPASGERRQTDRRRHEDVDANLRERGFVILHSGNGAS, translated from the coding sequence GTGTCGCCAGAGACCTACACGCCGAAGCACCTCGCCGAGAAAATCCTCACCTCGAAAGCCGCCCTCGAAGGGGAGCGCAAGCAGGTCACTGTCCTCTTCGCCGATCTGAAGGGCTCGATGGAGTTGCTCGCCGACCGCGATCCCGAGGAGGCGCGCAAGCTTCTCGACCCTGTCCTCGAGCGAATGATGGAGGCCGTGCACCGCTACGAGGGCACGGTGAACCAGGTGATGGGCGATGGGATCATGGCGCTCTTCGGCGCGCCCCTCGCCCACGAGGACCACGCCGTGCGGGCGTGCTATGCGGCGCTGCGGATGCAGGAGTCGGTGAAGCGCTACGCAGAGGAGGCGCGCCGCGCGCACGGCGTGAACGTGCAGATCCGCGTCGGGCTCAACTCGGGCGAGGTCGTCGTCCGCGCCATCGACAGCGACCTGCACATGGACTATTCCGCGATCGGCCAGACGACGCATCTCGCCGCGCGCATGGAGCAGCTGGCGCGGCCGGGCACGGCGCTGATGACCAAGGACACGCTGCGGCTGGCCGAGGGGTACATCGAAGTCCGGCCCTTGGGCCCGGTGCCGGTGCGGGGACTCGCCGAGTCGGTGGAGATTTTCGAGATCGTCCGCGCCGGGGCTGTCCGCTCGCGGCTGCAGGCGGCGGCCGCGCGCGGGCTCACGCCCTTCGTCGGGCGCGACGGCGAGCTGGGGCGCCTGCGCGAGACGCTCGAGAAGGCGCGGGCGGGGCAGGGGCAGATCGTGGCCGTGTCGGGTGAGCCCGGCGTGGGCAAGTCGCGCCTCTTCTGGGAGTTCACGCACTCGCACCGGACGCACGGTTGGCTCATCCTCGAGAGCTCGCCCCTGTCCTACGGGCGGATGACCTCGTACCTGCCGGTCAGCGACCTCCTCAAGACGTACTTCGGCATCGAGGACCACGACGACAAGCGGCGTATTCGCGAGAAGGTCACCGGCAAGATCTTGACACTCGATGACAACCTGCGCGGCACCATTGCCGTGTTCCTCGGGCTTCTCGACGTGAGCACGGACGACGTCGAACAGAACACGGACCCGCGCGAGCGCCGCCGCCGGACCCTCGACGCGCTCAAGCGCCTACTGCTGCGCGAGAGCCAGGTGCAGCCGCTTCTCGTGATCTTCGAGAATCTCCACTGGCTCGACGGGGAGACGCAGGCCTTCCTCGACAGCCTGGTCGAGAGCCTGCCGGCGGCGCGCATGCTGCTGATGGTGAACTACCGGCCGGAGTACACGCACGACTGGGGCAGCAAGAGCTACTACACGCAGTTCCGCATGGACCCGCTCCAGCCCGAGAGCGCGGGCGAGCTCCTCCAGGCCATCCTGGGCAACGATGCGGCGCTCACGCCGATAAAGAAGCTTCTAGTGTCGCAAACCGAGGGCAACCCGTTCTTTCTCGAGGAGTGCGTCCAGTCCCTGGTCGAGGTCGGCGCGCTCTCGGGCGATCGCGGGCAGTACCGCATGGCGAAAGCTGTCGAGACCTTGCAGATGCCGCCGACCGTCCAGGCGGTGCTGGCCTCGCGCATCGACAGGCTCGATCCCGAGGACAAGCGCCTGCTGCAGGCGGCGTCCGTCATCGGCAAGGATGTGCCCTTCGCGCTCCTCGACGCCATCGCCGAGCTCCCCGAGGAGACGCTGCGCACGGGGCTGCTGCGGCTGCAGTCGGCCGAGTTCATCTACGAGACAACGCTCTTTCCCGCGCTGGAGTACACCTTCAAGCACGCGCTCACCCACGACGTCGCCTACGGCAGCCTGGTCACGGGACGGCGCAAGGTGCTGCACGCGCGGGTGGTGGACGCGCTCGAGCGCCTTTACAGCGACCGCTTGAGCGAGCAGGTCGAGCGCCTGGCGCACCACGCGGTCCGCGGGGAAGCGTGGGAGAAGGCGATCGGCTATCTTCGCCAGGCCGGCGCGAAGGCCACCTCTCGCGCCGGCAACCAGGAGGCCGTCGCGTTCCTCGAACAGGCGCTCCAGGTGCTCACCCACCTGCCGGAGGGCCGCGCCAAGCTCGAGCAGGCGATCGACATCCGGCTCGAGCTGCGCCCGCCGCTGCTCCAGCTCGGACGGCTGCGCGAGGTCCTCCAGCTCTCGAAGGAGGCCGAGCAGCTCGGCGCCGAGCTGGGCGACGAGTCGCGCCTGGCGCGCGTGTACAGCTACCTCGTCAACTATCACTACCTGAATGGCGAGCCCGACCTCGCCATCGACTACGGCGAGCGCTGCCTGCGCATCGCTGACGCGACCCAGGATCTCGCGCTGCAAGCCCTCGCCCGAACCTACCTCGGCCTCTCGTGCCACGCGCAGGGGCAGTACCGGCGCGCCGAGCTCATCCTGCGGCAGAACGTGGACGCGCTCGCCGAGGCGCGCGGGACCGCCGCCGACCAGTCGGCCATCTCCTACGTCACGTCGAGCGGGTGGCTGGCCTTCACGCTGGCGGAGCTCGGCGACTTCCACGGCGCGGATGCCTGCGTGGACCAGGCGCTGCGCGTGGCGGACGGGGCGGGCCACGTGTACGGCCAGACCATCGCGCGCACCCTGGCCGGGCTGGTGTGGCTGCGACGCGGCCACCTCGAGCGGGCGCTCGGGCTCTTGCAGCCGAGCCTCGACGCCTGCCGCGAGAAGCACCTCGACGTCTGGCGGCCCATCCCGTCCTCGCTGCTCGGGTTGACGCTGGCGCTCTCCGGCAGGCTCGACGAAGCGATGCCGCTGCTCCAGGACGGCGTGCACCTGAGCGAAGTCCTCGGCGTCAACGCGTACCTCGCGCTGTGGACGCTCCACTGGGCCGAGGGGCTCATGGCCGCGGGCGAGGACGAGCGGGCCCGCGAGATGGCGCGGCACGCCCTCGATCTGGCCGGCTCGCACAAGGAGCGCGGGCATCAGGCCTGGGCGTGGCTCCTGCTCGGCGACCTGGCATCCCGCAGGGGAGCGCCGGCGCTCGCCGAGGCCGAGCAGCACTACCGGGAGTCGCTCGCCATCGCCGAGGAATTGCGCATGCAGCCCGTCGTCGCCCACGCGAAGATGGGGCTCGGGCGGGTGATGCGGCTCGCCGGCGACCGCGCGCGAGCCGAAGAGTATCTGGTGACCGCTTTCATGTTGTTCCGGGGCATGGACGTTCCTTACTGGGTCAGGAAATGCGGGAAGGAGATGATGCAGCTCGGAGAGATCTTCGTCGTCGCGCGATACAATCCGCAACTCTATGACTACCTCGAGCGCGAGTTCAGGCACGAGGAGCGGATCCGCATCATCATGGACCGCCGGGTCGGCGAGCGCCGCCAGCGCGCGGACCCCGCGTCGGGCGAGCGCCGGCAGACCGACCGCCGCCGGCACGAGGACGTGGACGCGAACCTGCGTGAGCGCGGTTTCGTGATCCTGCACAGCGGCAACGGCGCCTCGTGA
- a CDS encoding methylated-DNA--[protein]-cysteine S-methyltransferase: protein MGIPLSDDVKALIPGGPLPMPGGEAATAIELRTDTIDSELGPIVIVTDARALCALDFGDCEERMKELLTRRFEDLVLRHEANPLGVSEKVRAYFAGDLHSLDGIAVDPGGTEFQQTVWSALRKIPVGTTRTYGQLAARIGRPTASRAVGLANSLNPVAIVIPCHRVIGSNASLTGYAGGLPRKQWLLRHEGALL from the coding sequence ATGGGCATTCCGCTGTCCGACGACGTCAAGGCCCTGATCCCGGGCGGTCCTCTGCCGATGCCCGGGGGTGAAGCCGCGACGGCCATCGAGCTCAGGACCGACACGATCGACTCCGAGCTCGGCCCCATCGTCATCGTTACGGACGCCCGGGCGCTCTGCGCGCTCGACTTCGGCGACTGCGAGGAGCGCATGAAGGAGCTCCTCACGCGCCGCTTCGAGGACCTCGTGCTCCGGCACGAAGCGAATCCGCTCGGCGTGAGCGAGAAAGTCCGCGCCTACTTCGCCGGCGACCTCCACTCGCTCGATGGTATCGCGGTGGACCCGGGCGGCACGGAGTTCCAGCAGACGGTCTGGTCGGCGCTCAGGAAGATTCCCGTCGGGACCACGCGCACCTACGGCCAGCTCGCCGCCCGGATCGGGCGGCCCACGGCCTCGCGCGCGGTCGGGCTCGCCAACTCTCTCAACCCCGTGGCCATCGTCATCCCGTGTCACCGCGTGATCGGGAGCAACGCGTCCCTCACGGGCTACGCGGGCGGGCTTCCGCGCAAACAGTGGCTCCTGCGCCACGAAGGCGCGCTCCTCTGA
- a CDS encoding peroxiredoxin yields the protein MAIKVGDKLPDGTLTEMIETETAGCTIGPNAFQVSDLAKGKRIVIFAVPGAFTPTCSAKHVPGYTANYDKIRAKKVDEIWCVAVNDAFVMGAWAKDQKSAGKVRMLADGGAAYTKALGLEFDLIARGMGVRSQRYAMLVEDGVVKALNVEAPGKFEVSDAESMLKLL from the coding sequence ATGGCGATCAAGGTTGGTGACAAGCTGCCGGACGGCACCCTGACGGAAATGATCGAGACCGAGACGGCTGGCTGCACGATAGGGCCGAACGCCTTCCAAGTCTCGGACCTCGCGAAGGGCAAGCGCATTGTCATCTTCGCCGTGCCCGGGGCATTCACGCCCACGTGCTCGGCGAAGCACGTGCCCGGGTACACGGCCAACTACGACAAGATCAGGGCCAAGAAGGTGGACGAGATCTGGTGCGTCGCGGTGAACGACGCCTTCGTGATGGGGGCGTGGGCCAAGGACCAGAAGAGCGCCGGCAAGGTGCGCATGCTGGCGGACGGCGGCGCCGCCTACACGAAGGCCCTCGGGCTCGAGTTCGACCTGATCGCCCGCGGCATGGGCGTCCGCTCGCAGCGGTACGCGATGCTCGTCGAGGATGGCGTGGTCAAGGCGCTCAACGTCGAGGCCCCGGGGAAATTCGAGGTCAGCGACGCGGAGAGCATGCTGAAGCTGCTCTAG